Proteins from one Embleya scabrispora genomic window:
- a CDS encoding phosphoribosyltransferase family protein, with product MTSRQGSLGAVARRLADAFAWRETPWGTFADASEWWHDPELLAMLGPGLGALHADARPTLIVGIETRGLVLGPITALHLGVGFVEIRKDRRIVGEYRGPAADPLLRAATPPEYQDGGLTLVVPGRLFRPGDRVLLVDEWIETGAQASAVRRMVTEAGAEWIGAAVVVDACAPHVRARLDVRGLLTEDDLPA from the coding sequence GTGACGAGCCGTCAGGGCAGCCTGGGAGCCGTCGCGCGCCGACTCGCCGACGCGTTCGCCTGGCGGGAGACCCCGTGGGGCACCTTCGCCGACGCGTCCGAGTGGTGGCACGACCCCGAACTGCTCGCGATGCTCGGCCCCGGGCTCGGCGCCCTGCACGCCGACGCGCGACCGACACTGATCGTCGGGATCGAGACGCGCGGCCTCGTCCTCGGTCCGATCACCGCGCTGCATCTGGGCGTCGGCTTCGTGGAGATCCGCAAGGATCGACGGATCGTGGGCGAGTACCGGGGCCCCGCCGCCGATCCCCTGCTGCGTGCCGCCACCCCGCCCGAATACCAGGACGGCGGCCTCACCCTCGTGGTCCCGGGCCGGTTGTTCCGCCCGGGCGACCGGGTGTTGCTCGTCGACGAGTGGATCGAGACCGGCGCACAGGCGAGCGCGGTGCGGCGCATGGTCACCGAGGCCGGCGCCGAATGGATCGGCGCGGCGGTGGTGGTGGACGCCTGCGCACCGCACGTACGGGCCCGACTGGACGTGCGCGGTCTGCTCACCGAGGACGATCTGCCGGCGTGA
- a CDS encoding WhiB family transcriptional regulator translates to MGTTRIAIPTPPRYGWQEDAACRGLDAGLFFGDDQERPGERRARERVAKKVCISCPVRRRCHEHAMSVPERRGVWAGLGETERAALLREQEQGHDREETTTAA, encoded by the coding sequence ATGGGGACCACACGGATCGCCATACCGACACCACCGCGTTACGGGTGGCAGGAGGACGCGGCATGCAGGGGCCTGGACGCCGGCCTCTTCTTCGGCGACGACCAGGAGCGACCCGGCGAGCGCCGGGCGCGCGAGCGGGTCGCCAAGAAGGTCTGCATCTCCTGCCCCGTGCGGCGGCGCTGCCACGAGCACGCGATGTCGGTCCCGGAACGCCGGGGGGTGTGGGCGGGTCTCGGCGAGACCGAACGCGCCGCGCTGTTGCGCGAGCAGGAGCAGGGACACGACCGGGAGGAAACCACGACGGCGGCCTGA
- a CDS encoding penicillin-binding transpeptidase domain-containing protein, whose product MGSRMRRLPSAVPLMVSVVVVAGLTSCSGGEDKKDTSETTARDFLAAWQSGDTTKAASFTDNPATAKQGLETTGKQLGIAKAEYKAGAYTKGKDNAPATLAYNATLTLKGVADPVKIASTVPIVTANGKSTVHWTQTIVHPQLADSGKIKRDRTLPKRGEILDRSGKSLATTTPVVALSLWPAKITNPDALYAALSDPMFDLDIPKLKGRVAAADPNQSLPLVTLRKEKWDGGGQVKLAGLGGIQVKEGATQSGDVAKQIVGTVASGDNADLLKNADPSASSADQVGASGLQYRYEKKLAGVADLKITVVDAGGAEKATLVDVKGKPAESLKTTLDPAVQKQAEDALKAVTGGNNASIVVLDAKTGGITAAANTPSNGDNRAFTGRYPPGSTFKTVSSGALLQAGIKPTDKVPCENTLVVNGQTFKNYDGLKPMPDALFQDDFAQSCNTAFIGNRAKIQNDTLSKLAGDQFGIGAKWDVGTVTFDGSVPTANGENDKAASMIGQGRVLASPLVMASVAATIASGKFNQPVLAPDDVPGRVPSHPLDPSIAGQLKALMQGVVANGSGKMLQGIPGTVGAKTGTAEFDEKGETLTHGWMIAFKDDVAVAVLVEKGKSGGSAAGPVVKAFFG is encoded by the coding sequence GTGGGCAGCAGGATGCGACGGTTGCCGTCGGCCGTGCCGTTGATGGTGTCGGTCGTCGTGGTCGCCGGGCTGACCTCGTGCAGCGGCGGAGAAGACAAGAAGGACACCTCGGAGACGACGGCCAGAGACTTCCTGGCCGCGTGGCAGAGCGGCGACACGACCAAGGCGGCGTCCTTCACGGACAACCCCGCCACGGCCAAGCAGGGTCTCGAGACCACGGGCAAGCAACTGGGGATCGCCAAGGCCGAGTACAAGGCCGGCGCCTACACCAAGGGCAAGGACAACGCGCCGGCCACGCTCGCGTACAACGCGACGTTGACCCTCAAGGGGGTGGCGGACCCGGTCAAGATCGCGTCCACGGTCCCGATCGTCACCGCGAACGGCAAGTCGACCGTGCACTGGACCCAGACCATCGTGCACCCGCAACTGGCGGACAGCGGGAAGATCAAGCGGGATCGTACGCTGCCCAAGCGCGGTGAGATCCTGGACCGCTCGGGCAAGTCGCTGGCCACCACGACGCCCGTGGTGGCGCTGTCGCTGTGGCCGGCCAAGATCACCAACCCGGACGCGCTGTACGCGGCGCTGTCGGACCCGATGTTCGACCTGGACATCCCCAAACTCAAGGGCCGGGTCGCGGCGGCGGATCCGAACCAGTCGCTGCCCCTGGTGACGCTGCGCAAGGAGAAGTGGGACGGCGGCGGCCAGGTCAAGCTGGCCGGCCTGGGCGGGATCCAGGTCAAGGAGGGGGCGACCCAGTCCGGCGACGTGGCGAAGCAGATCGTCGGCACGGTCGCCTCGGGCGACAACGCCGACCTGCTCAAGAACGCCGACCCGAGTGCCTCGTCGGCGGACCAGGTGGGCGCCTCCGGCCTGCAGTACCGCTACGAGAAGAAGTTGGCCGGCGTCGCCGACCTGAAGATCACCGTCGTGGACGCGGGCGGCGCGGAGAAGGCGACCCTGGTCGACGTCAAGGGCAAGCCGGCGGAGTCGCTGAAGACCACCCTGGACCCGGCCGTGCAGAAGCAGGCCGAGGACGCCCTCAAGGCGGTGACCGGCGGCAACAACGCCTCGATCGTGGTGCTCGACGCCAAGACCGGCGGGATCACCGCCGCCGCGAACACCCCGTCGAACGGCGACAATCGGGCCTTCACCGGGCGCTACCCACCGGGCTCGACCTTCAAGACCGTCTCCTCGGGCGCGCTGTTGCAGGCCGGCATCAAGCCGACCGACAAGGTGCCGTGTGAGAACACGCTGGTGGTCAACGGGCAGACGTTCAAGAACTACGACGGCCTCAAGCCGATGCCCGACGCGCTGTTCCAGGACGACTTCGCGCAGTCCTGCAACACGGCCTTCATCGGCAACCGCGCCAAGATCCAGAACGACACGCTGAGCAAGCTGGCCGGCGACCAGTTCGGGATCGGCGCCAAGTGGGACGTCGGCACGGTCACCTTCGACGGCTCGGTACCGACGGCCAACGGCGAGAACGACAAGGCCGCGTCGATGATCGGCCAGGGCCGGGTGCTGGCCAGCCCGCTCGTGATGGCCTCGGTCGCCGCGACGATCGCCTCCGGCAAGTTCAACCAGCCGGTGCTCGCGCCCGACGACGTGCCGGGCCGGGTGCCCTCGCATCCCCTGGACCCGTCGATCGCCGGCCAGCTCAAGGCGCTGATGCAGGGCGTGGTGGCGAACGGCTCCGGCAAGATGCTCCAGGGCATCCCGGGCACGGTGGGCGCCAAGACCGGTACCGCCGAGTTCGACGAGAAGGGCGAGACCCTGACCCACGGCTGGATGATCGCGTTCAAGGACGACGTCGCGGTCGCGGTGCTCGTGGAGAAGGGCAAGTCCGGTGGCTCGGCCGCCGGTCCGGTGGTGAAGGCCTTCTTCGGTTAG